One window of Macrococcus sp. 19Msa1099 genomic DNA carries:
- the sufC gene encoding Fe-S cluster assembly ATPase SufC yields the protein MVSVLEIKDLHVEIEGKEILKGVNLTIKQNEIHAIMGPNGTGKSTLSAAIMGHPKYTVTQGEVLLDGENVLEMEVDERAQAGLFLAMQYPSEISGVTNADFLRSAINAKREEGKEINLMQFIKKLDKNMEFLEMDLDMAQRYLNEGFSGGEKKRNEILQLMMLEPKFAILDEIDSGLDIDALKVVSKGINEMRGENFGCLIITHYQRLLNYITPDHVHVMMQGRVVKSGGEELAQRLEKEGYDWIKQELDIQDETVDA from the coding sequence ATGGTATCAGTATTAGAAATTAAAGATTTACACGTTGAGATAGAAGGTAAGGAAATTTTAAAAGGTGTGAACCTGACAATTAAGCAAAATGAAATACATGCAATCATGGGTCCTAACGGTACAGGTAAATCAACTTTATCTGCTGCAATCATGGGTCATCCGAAATATACAGTGACTCAAGGTGAAGTATTACTTGATGGTGAGAACGTATTAGAGATGGAAGTTGACGAACGTGCGCAAGCAGGTCTTTTCTTAGCAATGCAGTATCCATCAGAAATTTCAGGTGTGACAAACGCGGACTTCTTACGTTCAGCAATTAATGCAAAACGTGAGGAAGGTAAGGAAATCAACTTAATGCAATTTATCAAGAAATTAGATAAAAACATGGAGTTCTTAGAAATGGATCTTGATATGGCACAACGTTATTTAAACGAAGGATTCTCTGGTGGGGAAAAGAAACGTAACGAAATTCTTCAGTTAATGATGTTAGAACCTAAATTCGCGATTTTAGATGAAATTGACTCAGGTTTAGATATCGATGCGCTTAAAGTTGTATCAAAAGGAATCAACGAGATGCGCGGAGAAAACTTCGGCTGCTTAATTATCACGCATTACCAACGTCTATTAAACTATATTACTCCAGACCACGTTCACGTAATGATGCAAGGTCGCGTTGTAAAATCAGGTGGAGAAGAACTTGCACAACGTCTTGAAAAAGAAGGATACGACTGGATTAAACAAGAGTTAGATATTCAAGATGAAACTGTAGACGCATAA
- the sufD gene encoding Fe-S cluster assembly protein SufD has product MSNTIDFTQEILTDLSAARKEPSWMQNLRQDALNKLNTIEMPKPDKTKLDKWNFDVHHKVVESETFTSKEALPESVKALIDLENTHNLIVQHNNTPAFIEIEEKLQSQGVIITDIQTALTEHGELVEQYYMTDAVKVDEHRLTALHAAMMNGGLFIYVPRNVVIEHPVQYIVLHDNEDANLFNHVIIVAEESSEVTYVENYLSGVTSAKGHLNIISEVIAKDNAKVNYGAVDFLNKDLVGHVIRRGIASRDAVIDWALGLMNDGDTIHDNTTYLMGDDSKSHLKIVVVGRGSQKLNFTSQIIQYGKRSEGHILKHGVMKDSASSIFNGIGHIKHGGTKADAQQESRVLMLSEKARGDANPILLIDEDDVTAGHAASVGRVDPLQLFYLMSRGISKQEAERLVIHGFLAPVVNALPIEAVKKQLTEVIESKVTGK; this is encoded by the coding sequence ATGAGCAATACGATAGATTTTACACAAGAAATATTAACGGATCTTTCAGCAGCACGTAAAGAACCATCATGGATGCAAAATTTACGTCAAGATGCACTTAATAAATTAAATACAATCGAAATGCCAAAGCCAGATAAAACGAAACTGGATAAATGGAATTTCGATGTGCATCATAAAGTAGTAGAAAGCGAAACTTTTACGTCTAAAGAAGCGTTACCTGAATCTGTTAAAGCATTAATCGATTTAGAGAACACGCATAACTTAATTGTTCAACATAACAACACACCTGCGTTCATTGAAATTGAGGAGAAACTTCAATCTCAAGGTGTTATCATTACCGATATACAAACAGCGCTTACAGAACACGGTGAACTTGTAGAGCAATATTATATGACAGATGCTGTTAAAGTTGATGAGCATCGTTTAACGGCTCTTCATGCCGCTATGATGAATGGTGGATTATTTATCTATGTGCCACGTAACGTCGTTATTGAACATCCTGTTCAATACATCGTGCTACACGATAATGAAGATGCGAACCTGTTCAACCACGTTATAATCGTAGCTGAAGAAAGTTCAGAAGTAACATACGTTGAAAATTACTTATCTGGTGTTACATCAGCTAAAGGTCACCTTAACATCATTTCAGAAGTTATCGCTAAAGATAATGCGAAAGTAAACTACGGTGCAGTAGACTTCTTGAATAAAGATTTAGTTGGACATGTCATTCGTCGTGGTATTGCAAGTCGTGACGCAGTTATTGACTGGGCACTAGGATTGATGAATGATGGTGATACGATTCATGATAATACGACTTACTTAATGGGAGATGACTCTAAGAGCCACCTTAAAATTGTAGTTGTTGGTCGCGGTTCACAAAAATTAAACTTTACATCACAAATTATTCAGTACGGCAAACGTTCTGAGGGTCATATTTTAAAACATGGTGTAATGAAAGACAGCGCATCATCTATCTTTAACGGTATCGGACACATTAAACACGGTGGAACGAAAGCGGATGCACAACAAGAATCACGTGTATTAATGCTCTCTGAGAAAGCCCGTGGAGATGCAAATCCAATTCTATTAATTGATGAAGATGATGTAACAGCAGGACACGCGGCATCTGTTGGTCGTGTTGATCCGCTGCAACTCTTCTACTTGATGAGTCGAGGTATTTCTAAACAAGAAGCAGAGCGTCTCGTAATTCATGGATTCTTAGCGCCTGTTGTTAATGCATTACCGATTGAAGCAGTTAAGAAACAATTAACAGAAGTAATTGAGTCTAAAGTTACTGGTAAATAA
- a CDS encoding cysteine desulfurase, translated as MTNLNIQAIRKDFPILSEVVNDRPLVYLDSSATSQKPKSVIDKTVEYYTHMNANVHRGVHTLGTRATDGYEGARETVRNFINAKYFEEIIFTRGTTTALNLVAQSFGDRIIEAGDEILITEMEHHANLVPWQQLAKRKGAVLKYIPLNEDGTISLDSVKDALTDKTKIVSIAHVSNVLGTINDIKAITELVHAQGAYMVVDGAQSVPHMKVDVQALGCDFFAFSGHKMCGPTGIGVLYGKKALLDKMEPIEFGGDMIDFVGLQDSTWTELPTKFEAGTPLIAEAVGLAEAIKYLESIGLDNILEYEHELTAYAYEQMSAIEGLEIYGPTADKRAGLITFNLEGVHPHDLATALDSHGIAIRAGHHCAQPLMKWLGQSSTARASFYIYNTKEEIDQLVTSLKETKEFFSYEF; from the coding sequence GTGACCAATTTAAATATACAAGCAATTCGTAAAGATTTTCCGATTCTTTCAGAAGTGGTCAATGATAGACCACTCGTTTATCTTGATTCTTCTGCAACGAGTCAGAAACCAAAGAGCGTCATCGATAAAACAGTAGAATATTATACGCATATGAACGCAAACGTTCACCGTGGTGTGCATACACTTGGGACTCGTGCAACGGATGGTTACGAAGGGGCACGTGAGACCGTTCGTAACTTCATCAATGCAAAGTACTTCGAAGAAATTATTTTCACACGTGGGACAACGACAGCGCTCAATCTTGTTGCTCAGAGTTTTGGCGATCGCATAATCGAAGCTGGTGATGAAATTCTCATTACTGAGATGGAACACCATGCAAACCTAGTACCTTGGCAACAGCTTGCAAAGCGTAAAGGTGCAGTACTGAAATATATTCCACTAAACGAAGACGGTACGATTTCTCTAGATTCCGTTAAAGACGCATTGACAGATAAAACGAAGATTGTATCGATAGCCCATGTTTCTAATGTATTAGGAACAATTAATGATATAAAGGCTATCACAGAACTTGTACATGCACAAGGTGCCTATATGGTCGTTGATGGTGCACAGTCTGTTCCCCATATGAAAGTTGATGTCCAGGCGCTTGGATGTGATTTCTTTGCTTTTAGTGGACACAAGATGTGTGGCCCGACAGGAATCGGTGTGTTATATGGTAAGAAAGCATTACTTGATAAGATGGAACCGATTGAATTTGGTGGAGACATGATTGATTTTGTTGGATTACAAGACTCAACATGGACAGAACTGCCGACGAAGTTCGAAGCAGGGACACCGCTTATTGCAGAAGCAGTTGGCTTAGCGGAAGCCATTAAATATTTAGAATCTATTGGTTTAGATAACATTCTAGAATATGAACATGAGTTAACAGCTTATGCTTACGAACAGATGTCAGCAATCGAAGGACTTGAAATTTATGGCCCGACCGCTGATAAACGTGCAGGTCTTATTACTTTTAATCTTGAAGGCGTGCATCCACATGACTTAGCAACCGCTTTAGATAGTCATGGTATCGCCATCCGTGCGGGACATCACTGTGCTCAACCTCTTATGAAATGGTTAGGTCAGTCATCAACTGCACGTGCAAGTTTCTACATCTATAACACAAAAGAAGAAATCGATCAGCTAGTAACAAGTTTAAAAGAAACGAAGGAGTTTTTCAGTTATGAGTTTTAA
- the sufU gene encoding Fe-S cluster assembly sulfur transfer protein SufU produces the protein MSFNNLDQLYRSVIMDHYKNPRNKGIIEDGTLTIDMNNPTCGDRIRLTLDVVDDIVKDVKFEGEGCSISMSSASMMTEAIKGKSVSEALGMGEEFSKMMLGEDYTFDESAGDIEALSGVAKFPARIKCATLAWKALERGTKENNDTHVSEEIDE, from the coding sequence ATGAGTTTTAATAATTTGGATCAGCTATATCGTTCAGTTATTATGGACCATTATAAGAATCCTCGTAACAAAGGGATTATTGAAGATGGTACATTAACGATTGATATGAATAACCCCACTTGTGGGGATAGAATTCGTTTAACTTTAGATGTAGTCGATGATATCGTTAAAGATGTGAAGTTTGAAGGTGAAGGGTGTTCTATCTCAATGTCAAGTGCTTCGATGATGACAGAAGCCATTAAAGGGAAATCAGTAAGTGAAGCACTTGGAATGGGAGAAGAATTCTCTAAGATGATGCTTGGAGAAGACTATACATTTGATGAAAGTGCTGGAGACATCGAAGCGCTTTCTGGTGTGGCGAAGTTCCCTGCACGTATTAAATGTGCGACACTTGCCTGGAAAGCATTGGAACGTGGCACGAAAGAAAACAATGATACACATGTCAGTGAAGAAATAGATGAATAA
- the sufB gene encoding Fe-S cluster assembly protein SufB yields MAKKAPEVGDYKYGFHDKDVSIFRSERGLTEDIVREISKMKEEPQWMLDFRLKSLKQFYKMPMPTWGGDLSELNFDEITYYVKPSEHTERSWDEVPEEIKQTFDKLGIPEAEQKYLAGVSAQYESEVVYHNMQEDLEDQGIIFKDTDSALRENEDIFKEHFASVIPPADNKFSALNSAVWSGGSFIYVPKNVKLETPLQAYFRINSENMGQFERTLIIVDEGASVHYVEGCTAPVYTTNSLHSAVVEIIVKKDAYCRYTTIQNWANNVFNLVTKRTFVYENGTMEWIDGNIGSKLTMKYPACYLLGEGARGMTLSIALAGKGQVQDAGAKMMHMAPNTSSTIVSKSISKQGGKVVYRGIVHFGRKATGARSNIECDTLIMDNESTSDTIPYNEMLNDNISLEHEAKVSKVSEEQLFYLMSRGISEEEATEMIVMGFIEPFTKELPMEYAVEMNRLIKFEMEGSIG; encoded by the coding sequence TTGGCTAAAAAAGCACCTGAAGTTGGAGATTACAAATATGGTTTCCACGATAAAGACGTATCGATTTTCCGTTCAGAAAGAGGATTAACAGAGGATATTGTACGTGAAATTTCAAAGATGAAAGAAGAACCACAGTGGATGCTAGATTTCCGCTTAAAATCATTAAAGCAGTTCTATAAGATGCCAATGCCTACATGGGGTGGAGATCTATCAGAACTTAACTTCGATGAAATTACGTATTACGTAAAACCATCTGAACATACAGAGCGTTCATGGGATGAAGTACCTGAAGAAATTAAACAGACATTTGATAAATTAGGTATTCCAGAAGCTGAACAGAAGTATCTTGCAGGGGTATCAGCACAATATGAATCAGAAGTTGTATATCACAATATGCAAGAAGACCTTGAAGACCAAGGGATTATCTTTAAAGATACAGATTCAGCATTACGTGAAAACGAAGATATCTTTAAAGAACACTTTGCGTCAGTAATTCCACCTGCAGATAATAAGTTCTCTGCATTAAACTCAGCAGTATGGTCTGGTGGATCGTTTATCTATGTACCTAAAAACGTTAAACTTGAAACGCCGCTACAAGCTTACTTCCGTATTAACTCTGAAAATATGGGACAATTTGAACGTACATTAATCATTGTTGACGAAGGGGCAAGTGTACATTACGTTGAAGGTTGTACAGCACCCGTTTATACGACGAATTCATTGCACTCAGCAGTCGTTGAAATTATCGTTAAAAAAGATGCTTACTGCCGTTATACAACAATTCAAAACTGGGCGAACAACGTATTCAACTTAGTTACGAAACGTACTTTCGTCTATGAGAATGGAACGATGGAATGGATTGATGGGAACATCGGTTCTAAACTTACGATGAAATATCCAGCATGTTACCTACTAGGTGAAGGTGCACGTGGTATGACATTATCTATTGCTTTAGCAGGTAAAGGACAAGTTCAGGATGCTGGAGCGAAGATGATGCATATGGCACCGAATACTTCTTCTACAATTGTTTCGAAATCAATTTCAAAACAAGGTGGTAAAGTAGTATACCGTGGTATCGTTCACTTCGGACGTAAAGCGACGGGTGCACGTTCAAACATCGAATGTGATACATTAATTATGGATAACGAGTCAACATCAGATACAATTCCATATAATGAAATGTTAAACGATAACATTTCATTAGAGCATGAAGCTAAAGTTTCAAAAGTATCTGAAGAACAACTATTCTATTTAATGAGTCGTGGTATATCTGAAGAAGAAGCGACTGAAATGATCGTAATGGGCTTCATTGAGCCATTCACGAAAGAATTACCGATGGAATATGCAGTTGAGATGAACCGTTTGATCAAGTTTGAGATGGAAGGCTCGATTGGATAA
- a CDS encoding magnesium transporter CorA family protein, which produces MITTYINSEEGTIIKTEKYQLNNWVNLVMPSREEMEEVAEAFEVPIEFLEDPLDPEEGARIEYDEDSNSTLVITDFPVLDKNIRQTESYITVPIGIILSKGYIITICSRENDLFNKIVNLTFDLRMKSRFLLEVMLTVATKYNNTLKKINRERIKIEANLRHSLTNKQLYELMEIEKSLVYFLTSLTANGDTIKKIFRSRSLKLYEEDKELLEDLMIENTQALNTTELYTRILESITGSYSSLIANEMNNIMRILTLFTVFLTLPTLVFSFFGMNVDLPKLTWYGTIGVALTLMLVTFITLYKRKMFK; this is translated from the coding sequence ATGATTACTACATATATTAATTCAGAAGAAGGCACAATTATTAAAACAGAGAAGTATCAACTGAATAACTGGGTTAATCTTGTCATGCCTTCCCGTGAAGAAATGGAAGAAGTTGCTGAAGCATTTGAAGTTCCTATAGAGTTTCTCGAGGATCCACTTGATCCAGAGGAAGGGGCACGTATAGAATATGATGAAGATTCTAACAGTACATTAGTGATAACGGATTTTCCGGTACTGGATAAGAATATAAGGCAGACAGAATCGTATATTACAGTGCCTATCGGTATCATATTAAGCAAAGGTTATATTATAACGATTTGTTCAAGAGAAAACGATCTATTCAATAAGATTGTGAATCTGACCTTTGATCTTCGGATGAAATCTCGATTCTTGCTAGAAGTGATGCTTACAGTTGCAACGAAATATAATAACACATTGAAGAAGATAAATCGTGAGCGTATTAAGATTGAAGCAAACTTAAGACACTCCTTAACGAATAAGCAGCTGTATGAATTAATGGAGATTGAGAAAAGTTTAGTCTATTTCTTGACGTCACTTACTGCAAATGGAGATACGATAAAAAAAATATTCAGATCACGTTCACTTAAACTTTACGAAGAAGATAAAGAATTGCTAGAAGATTTAATGATTGAGAATACACAGGCCTTAAATACGACAGAGCTTTATACACGCATATTAGAAAGTATTACAGGATCTTATTCATCATTAATTGCGAATGAAATGAATAATATTATGCGGATATTAACACTGTTTACAGTATTTTTAACGCTTCCGACACTTGTGTTCAGCTTCTTCGGAATGAATGTAGATTTACCGAAACTAACTTGGTATGGAACAATTGGTGTGGCATTAACGTTAATGCTTGTAACGTTTATCACACTCTATAAAAGGAAAATGTTTAAATAA
- the fetB gene encoding iron export ABC transporter permease subunit FetB yields MTLFQISLAFIFVIIPLVMSAVLKLGLEKDVIIAAVRSTIQLMIVGYILTFVFEGNHPIYMFLMILLMIVAATQNIIKKGQGIRGITWKIVLTLIVVEVLTIGILTGFRIIPFEPRYVIPISGMMIGNAMVLSLLFLNRFLSELDQNDEQIELILSLGGTPKQAIHRVLMTSIKNSMIPTIESTKTMGLVQLPGMMSGQIIGGADPLVAAQLQLIIIFLLMTAATLSSVLVGFLSYPTLFNDREQYIGKYSKS; encoded by the coding sequence ATGACACTTTTTCAAATTTCACTCGCATTTATATTTGTAATTATACCGTTAGTGATGAGCGCTGTGCTCAAGCTAGGTCTTGAGAAAGATGTTATCATCGCTGCAGTACGAAGTACAATCCAGCTGATGATTGTAGGATATATATTGACCTTTGTCTTTGAAGGCAATCATCCTATTTATATGTTTTTAATGATCTTACTTATGATCGTAGCAGCAACTCAGAACATCATTAAAAAAGGACAAGGAATCAGAGGAATCACCTGGAAAATTGTCCTTACGCTTATCGTTGTGGAAGTATTGACAATCGGTATTCTGACGGGATTTCGTATTATTCCATTTGAACCAAGATATGTTATACCGATCAGTGGAATGATGATTGGTAATGCGATGGTGCTTTCACTTTTATTCTTAAATCGTTTCTTAAGTGAATTGGACCAGAATGACGAACAGATTGAATTAATCCTGTCACTTGGGGGTACTCCAAAACAAGCAATTCACAGAGTATTGATGACAAGCATTAAAAATTCGATGATACCAACAATCGAAAGCACAAAGACGATGGGACTCGTTCAGCTTCCTGGTATGATGAGTGGCCAGATTATCGGGGGAGCTGATCCTCTTGTTGCCGCACAGCTACAGCTTATAATAATCTTCCTGTTAATGACTGCAGCAACGTTATCAAGTGTCCTTGTCGGATTCTTAAGCTATCCAACCTTATTTAATGACCGTGAGCAATACATAGGCAAATATTCAAAATCGTAA
- a CDS encoding phosphate ABC transporter ATP-binding protein, translated as MTDIKLEHINFSVDNKQILKDITTTFHSGKITALIGPSGAGKTTLLKLINGLRSPDSGNIYIGEKEIQSFDLIKLKQQIGMALQSAPMIQGTVYDNLNLPRSIFGDTLDEHKAMELLDQVNLETTELTTDVKSLSGGQRQRLSIARTLVNQPEVLLLDEITSSLDPRSVKEAEALIRKICVQFGVTIIWITHDVEQAKRITDDYCMLKDGQFIVAGHSSELETTEHPVLKAFLKGEIE; from the coding sequence ATGACTGATATCAAATTAGAACATATCAACTTTTCTGTTGATAATAAACAAATCTTAAAAGACATTACGACAACCTTTCATTCAGGTAAGATTACAGCACTTATCGGACCCTCTGGAGCGGGCAAAACAACATTGCTGAAACTGATCAATGGTCTGAGAAGTCCGGATTCCGGTAATATCTATATCGGTGAAAAAGAGATTCAATCATTCGACCTTATCAAGCTGAAGCAGCAGATTGGAATGGCACTTCAAAGCGCACCGATGATTCAAGGGACAGTATATGACAACCTTAATCTACCGCGCTCGATTTTCGGGGACACGCTTGATGAACATAAAGCAATGGAACTGCTGGATCAGGTAAATCTGGAGACAACGGAGCTAACGACTGATGTTAAATCATTATCTGGCGGACAAAGGCAACGTCTATCGATTGCCAGAACGCTTGTTAATCAACCGGAAGTATTATTACTGGATGAGATTACGTCTAGTCTGGATCCAAGAAGCGTCAAGGAAGCAGAAGCCCTCATACGCAAAATCTGTGTTCAGTTCGGTGTGACCATTATATGGATTACGCATGATGTAGAACAGGCAAAACGCATCACAGATGATTACTGTATGTTAAAGGATGGACAATTTATCGTAGCAGGCCATTCTTCAGAACTAGAAACGACAGAACATCCTGTATTAAAAGCATTCTTGAAAGGAGAAATAGAATGA
- a CDS encoding DUF72 domain-containing protein, protein MIYIGLTGWGDHDLLYEDLTNKSEKLFNYAAHFPIVELDATYYSLQPERNIRKWISETPDNFKFIVKIHQALTGHNDISKFAANKEELIRQYKQMIQPLFAAGKLGCILIQFPPWYECSTININYIIYLKQHLKPFPLCIEFRNDSWFTDDMKEHTLQFLYEHELMHSVCDEPQAGHGSIPFVNRVTSNTALMRLHGRNIAGWTKKDLTDDEWRDVRYLYDYNETELKHIAQSLKILDHKAKDVYCLFNNNSGGHAAKNAKQICELLGIEYTGLNHKQLKLF, encoded by the coding sequence ATGATATATATTGGATTAACAGGATGGGGCGACCACGATTTATTATATGAAGATTTAACGAATAAATCAGAGAAGCTTTTTAACTATGCTGCACATTTTCCCATCGTTGAATTAGATGCGACGTACTATTCACTGCAGCCGGAACGTAATATTCGTAAATGGATCAGTGAGACGCCGGACAACTTTAAGTTTATCGTGAAGATTCATCAGGCATTAACAGGACATAATGATATCAGCAAGTTTGCTGCCAATAAAGAAGAACTGATCCGCCAGTACAAACAGATGATTCAGCCACTCTTTGCAGCGGGAAAGCTCGGTTGTATATTAATTCAGTTTCCACCTTGGTATGAATGTTCTACTATTAATATTAACTATATCATCTATTTAAAACAACACCTTAAACCATTTCCACTCTGTATCGAGTTTAGAAATGATAGCTGGTTTACAGATGATATGAAAGAGCATACGTTACAGTTTCTTTATGAACATGAACTGATGCATTCTGTGTGTGATGAACCCCAGGCGGGGCATGGCTCTATTCCTTTCGTCAATAGAGTTACTTCAAATACAGCGTTGATGCGACTTCACGGAAGAAATATTGCTGGATGGACAAAGAAAGACTTAACAGATGATGAATGGCGAGATGTCAGATATTTGTACGATTATAATGAGACGGAACTCAAGCACATTGCACAATCGCTAAAGATACTAGATCATAAAGCGAAAGACGTCTATTGTCTATTCAACAATAATTCCGGGGGTCATGCAGCTAAAAATGCTAAACAGATATGTGAGTTATTAGGTATTGAATATACAGGGCTGAATCATAAACAGCTGAAATTATTTTAG
- a CDS encoding sulfite exporter TauE/SafE family protein, which translates to MMTIQAIIILIILGLFSSIIGAIVGIGGGIIIVPALIYLGMDAGIIDGITPQKAIGTSTVILISTGLTAAIGYMKNKQADLKNAVIFMIGIIPGALIGAHLSKYLTLHSFNLYFGIFLIIMSIVLLVRDKIKPIRLFQNKAHEKTFTDKEGVTYHYSIAPVPAVIATFFVGCLTGLFGIGGGALMTPLMIIIFRFPPHIAVGTSMIMIFVSSVTGAVSHIAQGNIIWPYALILIAASYVGARIGVRINKSMKSSTVVMMLRVILMLLGIYLIIKSTIS; encoded by the coding sequence ATGATGACAATTCAAGCAATTATTATATTAATTATTCTCGGTTTATTCTCAAGTATTATCGGCGCTATCGTTGGAATTGGTGGCGGTATAATCATTGTTCCTGCACTCATATATCTTGGGATGGATGCTGGGATTATTGATGGTATTACACCGCAAAAGGCAATCGGGACTTCTACAGTGATTTTAATCTCTACTGGACTGACCGCTGCAATTGGATATATGAAGAATAAACAGGCAGATCTGAAGAACGCAGTCATCTTTATGATCGGTATCATTCCTGGTGCATTAATTGGTGCACATTTAAGTAAGTATTTAACATTACATAGCTTCAATCTATACTTTGGAATATTTCTCATTATCATGAGTATTGTTCTTTTGGTGAGAGATAAGATAAAACCGATAAGACTTTTTCAGAATAAAGCACATGAGAAGACATTTACGGACAAGGAAGGTGTGACATATCATTATAGCATTGCACCTGTTCCGGCTGTAATTGCGACTTTCTTCGTAGGTTGTCTGACAGGGTTATTCGGCATTGGTGGTGGTGCCCTGATGACCCCTTTGATGATCATTATCTTTAGATTTCCGCCTCATATTGCAGTAGGTACAAGTATGATTATGATTTTTGTGTCTAGTGTGACAGGAGCAGTGAGTCATATCGCTCAAGGTAATATTATATGGCCCTATGCACTCATCTTGATTGCTGCCAGCTATGTTGGCGCACGTATCGGTGTACGTATCAATAAATCAATGAAATCCTCAACGGTCGTTATGATGCTCAGAGTAATCTTGATGCTGTTAGGAATATATTTAATAATTAAGAGTACGATAAGCTAA
- a CDS encoding bifunctional UDP-sugar hydrolase/5'-nucleotidase has protein sequence MEVKLFHTNDIHSYLSNYHKISRYLNDRREEHTDMIYFDLGDHVDRSHPLTEATLGKANIELLNDAQVDVVTIGNNEGITLDHDAFNQLYQDARFEITCCNLFDEQGNLPENIRTSVIMERQGITYGIIGATAEFTPFYKALGWEVTDPMSAIIREVHRIHEHVDVVIILSHLGKFFDRQLAEACPQIDIILGAHTHHFFQQGEVVNDVLIGAAGRYGEYIGEMTLIFEGRKLIRKSARLIDTNDLRPTGEDFFEAGAALLSQKVSDKQLDLPRRLYSASYTTDLLSQALMDFTGGDCALINSGLIVKGFEGRGFSYFDLHTMLPHPINPVKITLSGRELKEIINMSMLHDYRDDIVKGFGFRGDIFGMYVWKNIGYIQSQQRYFIGTEEIDNHKKYYLATLDMYTFGRFFPQFTQNEKRYYMPEFLRDIMETAVKKI, from the coding sequence ATGGAAGTGAAATTATTTCATACGAACGATATACATAGCTATTTATCCAACTATCATAAAATTAGTCGTTATCTCAATGATAGACGTGAAGAACACACAGATATGATTTATTTTGACCTGGGGGATCATGTGGACAGAAGTCATCCGCTGACTGAGGCAACATTAGGAAAAGCGAATATAGAATTACTGAATGATGCACAAGTAGATGTAGTGACGATCGGAAATAATGAGGGAATCACGCTCGATCATGATGCGTTCAATCAACTTTATCAAGATGCACGGTTCGAAATTACATGCTGTAATCTATTTGATGAACAAGGCAATCTTCCAGAAAACATTCGCACATCCGTTATTATGGAAAGACAAGGAATCACTTATGGTATCATCGGTGCTACAGCTGAATTTACACCTTTTTATAAAGCGCTAGGCTGGGAGGTTACGGATCCGATGTCTGCCATTATTCGTGAAGTACATCGCATTCATGAACATGTAGATGTCGTGATTATTCTGAGCCATCTCGGAAAGTTCTTTGATCGACAGCTTGCTGAAGCTTGTCCGCAAATTGATATTATACTAGGTGCACATACACATCATTTCTTCCAGCAAGGAGAAGTTGTAAATGATGTACTTATCGGTGCTGCTGGTAGATATGGTGAGTACATCGGAGAGATGACTTTAATATTTGAAGGGCGAAAGCTTATCCGTAAAAGTGCAAGGTTGATTGATACGAACGACCTCAGACCAACAGGAGAAGACTTCTTTGAAGCAGGTGCAGCGCTGCTCAGCCAAAAAGTTTCAGACAAGCAGCTGGATTTGCCGAGACGCCTTTACAGTGCATCCTATACAACAGATCTGCTCTCACAAGCTTTGATGGATTTCACAGGTGGGGACTGTGCTCTGATTAATTCTGGTCTTATTGTAAAAGGATTTGAAGGTAGAGGTTTTTCATATTTCGATTTACATACGATGCTGCCACACCCGATTAACCCAGTTAAGATTACGCTCTCAGGACGTGAACTAAAAGAAATTATCAATATGAGTATGCTGCATGATTACCGCGATGACATTGTCAAAGGTTTCGGATTCAGAGGGGATATCTTTGGAATGTATGTATGGAAGAATATTGGTTATATACAGTCACAGCAACGCTATTTCATTGGTACAGAGGAAATAGATAATCATAAGAAATATTATTTAGCGACACTCGATATGTATACTTTCGGAAGATTCTTTCCTCAGTTTACGCAAAATGAAAAGCGCTATTATATGCCAGAATTTTTACGTGATATTATGGAAACAGCAGTGAAAAAAATATAA